AGTCTGCTGCCTGGCAGTGGAATGGCCTGACCCAGCTGTGGGAGCAGCAAGGCAAAGCAGCCCAGTGTTTTGTCCCAGCCCAGGGTCGGCCTGAACGTTTAGGAGTAGAGGACCTCGTGGCAAAGGTGCGAGTTGGAAGTGAGATCAGTGCAGGGAGCCCACACCACCCAGAACCTTCCTTTTAGACCTACATAACAGTGTGCTTCACTCAAGCAGATTGGGTCTGAATTGTGACGTGTGAGCCACAGTGCTAAACCAGGCATCCCGGGTCTATCCTCTGCCTCGTGCAGTCCCACCTGTGTGGGCCATGAGGGCACAAACCTTGGAGAGGACTTCTCAGCCTGTCACTCTCTAGAGTCCAGAAGCAGGAGGGCCAGAGGAGCCCAGACCTGAACTGCCATGGGCGGCGCCTCTGCTTGGGTGGGTGCCAGTGGCCGCAGGAGAGGAAGGTGAGCCTGTCTCCACTCTCCCTTCACCCTGCTTTCATCCCATGCTCTCCCCCCTCCAGCCTCCAGCTGTGTTAGTGGGCAGCCCTGCACCGGGAAGGCCAGGCCTGCCTTTGGTCCTGGTAGGTGGTAGGCATCTCTGACTCGCCTTATTTTGTCTCCTGCTGCCTTTCGTTTTTATTAACCTGTGGTCACAGCTGTTTCCCGCACCTCCCTGAGCCCAGAATCTGAGCTTTTCTTTCAGTCTTGAGATCCTGATGTTTCCAAACCAGCAATAGTGGGCAGGAGACCCACAGGCTGTGAAGGATGGAGCTGGGTTATACAGATCCCAGATGATCTGCTCGTCCCAGTGCCTGCTGGGCAATAGGTTTTGGGGACCAAGAGGTAGCGAGCAAGTGGTGGTTTCTCCCTGTTTCCTGATTTTCAAAGGAGTTTCGTCTCTGAACAGCAGTTGTGTGGTAGCTGGCTACCTAGGGCATGGACATTTACCGGAGTCTAGTTGTACAGGGCATTGTTGGCATGCTTGACCTTACCCTCTGTGCACACTCACACGCACACGTACATGCACACAGTTTGTATCCCCCAGGAGTGCCTCCTGCGGTTCTCCTGCGGTTACTGAGGGCTTTTCTGTGGTGCACTGTCCTGAGACAGTGGGTACGGTGGGCCGTGGCCAGGACTTAATTCCCAGCTGGCCTCCCTCCCTGGGGTAAGCTTTCTCTCCAACTGCTCCGAGGTGCCTTATGAGGTGCAGCCCTTCACCTGCCCCAGGACAAGCGTCATCATGTTTGAGAAGCCACGGAACACCAGCTGGATGTTGTGCACTGTCCATCTGGTTTGTCTGAATTTGGACCTCAGCCATGCCACCCTTCATGGAAACTTGCAAGTCAAGGCCAGGAACAAGTTTCTTGTAACTGATGGAGGTAACTTGATGAAGTAGAATTGTCACATCTACCATCTGAATGAAAGAGACCACCGTTGGCCGTTTTCCCTTTGGCTGCCAGTGGGACGTTGTCAATGGCAAGGAGGAATGTTGATGAGATCCCTGGCAACAGTGGCTTCTTGGTCTGCTGAGTCCAAAGGCCCTACCGTGTGAAGTCCCACTAATTAGCCTTCAGGCACGCCGGTAGCCTCCAACCTCAAGCTTTAACCTGTGCCTCTTCCTGACAACAAGTAGTCATGGGTTAATGTTGTCCATGCCTGTAGAGGGAGTATATGTAAAGGTTCAAATTCAAGTTGCTTCTTCCCCTCGGCAGTATGGGCCTGGAGGCTGCAGCCCAGAGTCCCTGACTAAAGGCTGCCCCAGGAGCCTAGAGGGAGCAGCAGGTGTCAGCATCTCACTCTGCTCTCTAGACGGCAGTCCACTGGCCGTTTTGCAGCCAGGTAAACATCGACGACTCTGGGAACTTGCCATCAGCCAGAGCAGCCACCCTGGAGGGTGCGGGGCTGGCCTTTAGAAGTTTCACACACTTCCAGCGGGGAGCAGAGAGCTGTCTGTTTTACCCTGCGAAACATTGGTAGCTCCGAAGGGCTTTGCTTTGGGGGAGGGCCCTTGAGCTcctgagtgggtgggtgggttgTTTTAATTTGGTTTCTCTTTTCATGAAGTTTGTTAGGAGTCAGACCTATGTGAGCAAACCATGGCCTCCCAGTGCAGGTGGTTCAATTTGTGGTGTTATGAGTCACAGAAacacatttttgaaatgaaaggGAAGACGATGTACTTACACTGTAAAATGGTTTACAATAAAGTTTGACATCTTATTAcagtttctaaaaaaagaaactatcacTCTTGTGGTTGTTGGTTGTGTGTTCTGTGGCATTGAAACAGCTTGGTGGGGTCAAGAAACTGTCCCCAGTGAGTTAGAAAGTTTTTCCCAGAAAACAGAGTGAGAATGAATCTGACCTCTCATGGTGGATGTGGGAACCAAACCCTgccaaggggaaaaaacaaacatattCGTGCCGTTTCATCTTTCCTGCTAATGCGAGTGAAagctcctctgcctccccccCGAGTGAGTGAGTGGTGCCTTAGAGATGGGGTGTAAGGCGTGAACATCCCGCATTCTTGTTCCTGAGGCTGCAGGGCTGGAAGGCAAGTGCCTCCCTGGGCAGCGCCGGCTGTGGAGGCAGAACTGAAGCACCAGGAGCCGGCAGCACAGGCCAGGCCTGTCCTCAGTGCCTCTTGGCCCCTGTTTGGAGTCCTGGATTCGTGCCGGCGGCTGTCTGAAGGCATTCCTCACGTCAGCACTCATCTCAGATGGAACCTGGCAGGGCTCGTGTTGGCCTCCCAGAGCCAAGACCAGGCAGGGGGGAATTAAAGATCTGACAGCAGTGGACGGGCGTTCCAGGTAGCCAAACGTCAGTGCCTGGTTGGTTCCGTCTGCCTGGAGCCTTCAAGGATAAAAACATGCTCCATCACAAATTGACAAGGAGCCTGGGTATGTTCGACCCAACAGGGCAGACCCTGAGCGCCCATCTACATCCACGTCCACTCCTACCCTCACCCCAAGCCCAGAGTCCTGCCATGTGCCCTGGGGTTCTCCCCTTCAAGGACGGGGTGTTTGAAACTAGCAGAGGGGAGTTAAGTGACCTTCAGGGTCCCTGTCCCTCTGTGTATGCCTGGAGTGGACTTCACTGTTGCCCACCCTCTCATAACCTAAATGTCCTTGGGCCAGTTGCCCTTCAGTGACCTCATCTCAGTCAGAGGCTCTGTGCTATTTCCTTTAGCTCGCCTCATGGTTTCCTCCCAGCCCTTCCTGGGCACTTCGCCCCTTCCTTTGTCCCTCTGCTAATAAACTCACACTGGGAGCTGGACAGAGAATGGGGGCATCAGCAAAAATGTTGATGGGGCAGCCCCCAGGCTTCCCTTGGCCGCAGTTCCTCCACCTGGGAGCCAGGTCCAGGCCCTGTGCTGTCAGTGCACTGTGACGGCTCAGCAAGCTGGCTGTGAGCACACTCCCCAGCGGCAGATGCAGGAAGCATCCACCCCGCTGCTGTGTGGAGCTGGAAAGTCTCTTTCCTGTGGAATCCAGGGAAAGggtagaagagagagaaaaacaagctCAGAGCTGTCCACCCTGGCCCAAGGCCCTCCCTTTCCTTGGGGACACCCCCACGCTGGGATGGACTATCGCAGATAGACAGCTCGGACAGCCACATGCATGTTACAGGACCTGCATTCGTAAACACAAGTTGCTGCCCGGCCCAGTGCCTCCTGCCCACAAGAGAGCAGCTGTCCCCGAGGATACGGGGTCTCCCCAGCTGTCTGGTGTCAccaggactgcagccccccaggcggAAGTGCTCAGCAAGCCCCTATCATCTCCAAGAATAAACTCTGAAGCCAGCGACTGCGTGGATCTGAATCATCGGGGAGCTGTCAGAGGAGGGGGAGTGACTTCCCGGGACAGGCAAGCAGACTATATAAGCCCCAGAGGGCTGGGCGCTGCTTAAATCTCTTCCACAGCCACTACCTGCCAGGGAGCAGCTCCCCACAGCACCCACCATGTCCCAGGTAGGATGGCCCAGCTCAGGGCCTGCtggtgccaggggctgggggtggggtgggggagatggacGCTGTCAACTCTGGCCGCTGTGTCTTGAGGTGAGCTTGGAGCATAAACACAGGAGGCTTTGCCTCCCCTGGAAGGCCAGGGCTcagagaggcaggcagacagATGGTATGAGGCTGTGACAGCCATGGCCCCAGAGCTCCTGGTCTGTGGGGAAAGGACAGAGACTTGGGGTAGGGGGTGTGACATGCagtcaggaaggcttcctggaagagaagTGATGCCTTGAATTGGCTGGAATTAAGTGAGCAGGGAAGAGGGGTCTGGGCCAAGGTGTGGTTGTGGGAAAGGGCCCTCAGCCTCAAGGCCTCAGGTTGTAAGATGAGGCTTGGGCTCCCCGAGGCTGGCGCTCAGGAAGCCCCTATCAAGAAGAAGCGGCCCCCTGTGAAGGAGGAGGACTTGAAAGGGGCCCGAGGGAACCTGACCAAGAACCAGGAGATCAAGTCCAAGACCTACCAGGTCATGCGGGAGTGTGGTGAGTGTTCTCAGGACGATGAGGGCCTGAGTGCAGATGTGTGTCTGTGGGAAGGAGGATggattggggggtgggagggtccCACGGGTCCTTTTTCTAAGAATTCAGAGCTTGTGGGCTCGGGGTGGTGCCTACCACACAGGGGGCCTCTCCTCTCTAGGAAGCCAGGCCTGCCCCTAACCcaccttctccccatccttcccacAGAGCAAGCTGGTTCTACTG
This genomic stretch from Muntiacus reevesi chromosome 4, mMunRee1.1, whole genome shotgun sequence harbors:
- the MUSTN1 gene encoding musculoskeletal embryonic nuclear protein 1, translated to MSQAGAQEAPIKKKRPPVKEEDLKGARGNLTKNQEIKSKTYQVMRECEQAGSTAPSVFSRARTGAETVFEKPKAGPAKSVFG